The Elgaria multicarinata webbii isolate HBS135686 ecotype San Diego chromosome 7, rElgMul1.1.pri, whole genome shotgun sequence nucleotide sequence GCCGCATGACATGTTTTTGCTGTAACTAACGGATACACCTCTGGAAGTTATTTCATCCAGCACTCGTTGTTAGTAATCCTTATTTCTGAATTGGACCTGTGCAGAGAGGTGAATTGCATCTCCCCTATGGGTGACCTGACCAGCTAATCTAAAATCAAGGGTAAAACTATCAGGGGGAAACTTTGCCCTTTACCCCTGGTGATCCCAGTGTCTGGAGTGTTATACAATATTTGTATTGGGGACTTTTGGAAAACTTTGAATCAAATAATAGTCCAGTGGCCTAAATCAGTTTGATAGCATGTTGTGACTATGTGTACTAATTGCTGGGGTTTATACCCAAAAAGGCAgcttataattattttaaataaataaatcagtgggaAGGCACAATATTTCTATCAGCTTACAACCAACTTTCCCTATAAAACTGAGTTGATTCCTTTCACAACTATGTATGCAACAATTCATACCTCTTCATATTTTACCCACTGTTCTTTAGGAAGGATTTCATGGCTCAAGGACAAGCCAAATGCTCTCCTGATGCGAAATACTCTTTCATTATATAAACCTTCCGGAAGCCTCTCCAGCGCTTCCTTCACATCCTGATCTTCATAAATTGTATCATCTCGCAGAAGTCCTACAACAGAAAGATGTTTCTCATGTTAACTAAAATGCCAGACATCAATAAAGATAGGAGAAACTACTGTTTTCAAATGCGACAGCCTTCAAACTTGCATATGGAACtcatagtgactgggttcaggcATGATTACCAACGGTGAGTTAAATAGacaattgtgggttattgtgtagtCTGCAGGGACTTTTtaacaccacagttggttatttggctgaaataaccaacactgtgcagagttgattatttgaacaaccattggttgtgttgtgtgtcaggcaccactgactatttcattgcatacagttggttattttcagtgactacagagtctcttggcaagagcagccaatagaactcacaatggctgatgggataccagtaggaggactgagggggcaGGGGATGTATCAATCAAATACATCCTTGACTAATAGTCAATTTGATGCTGCCTTAATCCATACCACAGTTGATtgtaatcatgtcgtgtggggagtactcctttgataatcaaccatggagttgactattaacccaccattgacaatTGTGTTATTTTTCAAAGCTACTGCACCTTGATCTCCAGAAATTAATTTTTCACAGCTTGTTACCACTAATTGCCTTATTAAAAGTGCCTGGAACCATGTGTTCTAGATGCGTGCACACAAATCACAAGAGCCCCACATGTACAAAGAACTGCAAACTCAAATGTAGTAAATACACATGCAAAGGCATCCTTATATCTAAATAAATGCTTTAAGAATTGAAGCCTGGCCTCATCATCCAATAGTGACTTAGCTGGAACCTCCAAATCACTCACTCTGGAGTTGCTTCATAAGATCATCTtggattaataaataaaagcttttcaCAGCTATTAAatagctgctggctggggaatgctggggtttgtaggacattttcatgtctacacatgcatagtgTTGCATCCTTAATGGGTGTTCTTATGATAAATCCTAACCTGCCACCTTTATTCTTGCTGTAGGTTGCAGccaaactaaggctgcaatcttatacttaCCTGAAATTAAGTCCACTGAACATAACGgccttacttttgaatagacatgtatatgattgcactaAGTTACCTGAACTTAGGTCTCACGGAAATCCGTGGAACAAGTTAGGCATGACTTaatttagttcccattgaaacaaatgaaaactaaatgcaagtctggatccaacccaacagtATTAGATAAAGAATTATTAAGTAGCAATACATAAATCCACTAAAAATCAGAACACAATCATGTATCATCATGTAGAAGGTATAAGTTAAATATATCACAACAGATTCACTTTGAAAAGTAGTAGCCCACAAAGCTTCACTAGCACAGCTACCCACGCCAGGGTTCAAAATTAGTCTGCTTCAAGGATTTGACCATCTGACCAGTCAGATATTATCAAATATCAgtcaagtattttaaaaatgtctagaTCTGAATCCAATCTTGCACAGGTACTTTACAGAGCAGAATGCTAAATTACATGGTAGGAATATCACCCGTTACAGCAGCAAGCTAGAGTTTTAGGTAGTGACCTTTGTCACTGATGACTCATGCTGAATTCCTGTATGTACTTCCCTGGGAATAAGACCCActcaacacagtgggacttacttctgagtaaacatgtacaggatcgGACACTCAATGAtgtttctgtttctctttcctaGGTTTAACCCAGATTGCTACAGCTGGAATATTTCACCATAATTAAATACACATGATCAATTCACACTATTTGACTGGCCAATTGAATAGCATGCACGGCAAACCTAACCCACAACATcaaaattagattttttaaagttaaattttCAGTTAAATATGAtgcagcttaaagcagggaaagcCATCTTCTGTATTCTCAGGGATCACTTGTTTacctagatttattttaaaagtgattGCATTTGTCTTTTGTGAAGAATCCAAAGtggaaacaataaaaactaaTACACAAATAAGAATAACCCAAAGTAAACAATATACCGACAGATTGTGAACAAACAGCAAGGTTATCTTCTTCCAAACGAACAGCACCCACCCCTCCAGGCTATGACTCAGGGTCCAAAATGAGATTGATACAATCCAACAACAGTATGGACTTCATAGTTACAGAGTACAGGTACGCCGACACCTACCAAGCTTGTTGAATCCAGCTGCATTGTAATACCATTTGCGAAGACCTTCAAGCAGACGACCATTGGCTACAGCTGGAAGTATTAATCATAACTATTAGTTTAAGAGCAGAAGATGATCTGGTGTAGCAATTTATCCAGACAAAGAAatctacaaatattttaatacagtGTGGTGCAGCGGTTTGACTGCTGGACTAGCgagacccgggttcaagtccccacttggccatgaagctcactgagcaaCTCTGGGTCAGTCAGTGATTCTCAACCTAACCCATCTCACAGGTCTGTAGTGAAGATACAACAGAGAGGCGGAAatagcaggacataaatgtaagaaataaataaaaatagggccAACAGTTCAGTAGTTGTGCACTTGTCAATAGCTTAAAAGAATTCAATGGTACTCCAagtattttaaatacaaaatttgTGAGGGGAAGGGAAAAGCTGTATCCAAATTCTTCAACCCTGGGGCATTGACTCATAGTGTTAAAGGAACTAGTCAAAGGTGTCAGTGCATTGGCTCAAGTTACCAATATATTATGGTTCTAAGTTCAAATGGCTTTTCTGATGCAGTTTTTTCATGGGTGTAAATAGAGAGGGGATTTTGATAGCCAGAATCCATGAAATATTAAAGGATAGCAAACTTTCTTGCTACAATTATTCAGACCACAATCCTGAACGCAAGCATTGTTTTCACAATGCCAAATACACATGTGCGcagacatatttttaaaagtctaaaatacCAGGTTTCAATTGACAAttatgggttaaatccaatgttgctCTAGCAGAAGTACGTTAGCGCAacaggactttctctctctctcttcaatcCTGCAGCTTTTAGTGCCACccgaaaatctgctccagaaggtacAGCACCAgaaggtacattgatggtgctatataaataaataataataataataatcatcacaGCAATTCAGATAAGATTTTGAGGGCGTGCAAAGGACCGTAGGGAAGAGAGGGAATCCCATCCTCCAGTTCCTCTAATAGAACTGCTTTCATCAGCAGACTGACACCATTGGACACAACCCTATATGTGAAATATCTACAGAAGAAAAAGTTAGTTCCAATATGGCCCTCCAGGATCCCTTAGATGTCAATGGCCCCTTTCCCCAAACACTATTCACTTGGTGGTTTCCTAGTTTTTCTGCATTTCCTTGCatactaaaaggttgaaatgcctctactaagatactggcagtaagaactttaagctacaataggttggcagggtgggttttttttttttttagtttttattttgtgGCCCTTGAAgtcttctccaaaattgaatttgaccctcgGCCTGAAGGAGGTTCCACCCAGCATGGTAAAAGAAGAGTGTGTCAGATACAGACTCAAATTCCACTGCTACCTGACCGAACTCATTAAGAGGAAAAGCTTAGATAAAACACCACCAAAAAGAAATTTAAGTAAACGAAGAAAGTGTATACAAGTTATTAACTGGATCTAGAGTGATTAGCATGAGAAAAGAACAGCTGTCTTTAACAagctgttaaataaataaacaagctgtTAAAATAAGCAatgttgtgccctccagatattttatttatttatttatttattacatttctataccgcccaatagccgaagctctctgggtggttcacaaaacaatgggagttgttttggactacaactcccataaaccccagtcagcatggccaatgtcaagGATTCTGcaagttgttgtccaaaacatctggagggctgaagTTGCCTATACCCCGTAAATcacaggaaaaaaagatggaagcacaAAGGAGAAtaaatttcagaaagaaagaaatatgcagCATTTATGCTTTCCAGAGGAACATCTTGTAGAAAACAATTATGCAATAGATGAGGAGAAAGCCTCACCACGCTTCCATGGCTGTTAACAGCACTTTGACATGCAGCAAACCAACAATAAACCTTGTCCAGCCTCACCACGCTTCCATGGCTGTTAACAGCACTTTGACATGCAGCAAACCAACAATAAACCTTGTCCAGCCTTGCACCCTCTAGGCAATATCACCTTGTAATTTTTCTTCAAGCAATCAACAATTTAACAGGGATGCTCCCTTCAGTAACCACTGCCCTTTTGATTGTTGGCAAGATTGGACAGGATTTGTACTGCAAATTGGGGAAGTAAACAGGAGAGTCAGAGGTGTGCTACAACTAAGGGAGGGTGGCTGGGTTGCTACTTGCTGCTGTCCTATAAGGCTGATAGCAGTTTCTCAGATCCAGCTTTTCTTCAGGAAAGCAAGATGGCCACAGTGAAGGGCTCAAAATCATCTTTTTGTTCAACTTGTCCCTGCTTCTCTCCAAACcctttatatcagccttccccaccctgaggctctccagatgtgatggaccacaactcccataatcccagccAGCTTCGCCACTGGGAATTACGCTGACTAGGAATTAGGGGAGTtggtgatccaacacatctggagaagagCGCCAAGTTtgggaagttattattattatttatttatatagcaccatcaatgtacatggtgctgtacagagtaaaacagtaaatagcaagaccctgctgcataggcttacattctaataaagtcatagtaaagcaataaggagggggagagaatgcaaacaggcacagggtagggtaaacaggcacagggtagggaaaaactaacagtataactaacaacGAGAACGCCCTGGAGACAGAAACCTGTGCGTCCCGGGACAGAGGAGACTTTGCGAATTTCTGGCAGCGATTAGGAAAAAAGTTTCACCCAGTGCTCTACTGCTATTGGTGGagctgttaaaaaaaagagaggacgGGGACACAACTCAAAgcaaaaaacgaaaacaaaaccgTGCAGGGCCCACAACATTTGTATCCCCCTGTACATAAACTCTTGGGCTGCAACGTTATACTCGCTTACccaggagtaaaccccactgaactcaatggggtttacttaagAGTAGCCAGTGCAGGATTGCGTTTTTGGGAAATCCACACTTGGCACGCCTCGTCGTCCTCCACGCAACGCCAGCGAGCCCCTTCAGCTACTCCCTCCACCGCTCCTTGCCCTGACCACCGACGCCCCCTCCTTATTCACTCACCGGGAACCTTCGTCGCCATCTTGACCTTAGAGAAACTACGCGCGCGCGATGGCTTTCGGGAAAGATCTATTCCCTCGCCTTCCGATCACGTGCGCCTTGTGCTGTCACGTGACCCTTGCTACTAGCCGCTTGACTACAGCCTAGTCTCGAAGGTTCGCAGACGGAGCATTGCATTTGCAGACCGAGACGTTCGGGTTAGTTTTGACGTCATTCTCCCACACGCCTCCCGGGTTTAAACGTGACAGCTGAAAACCGGAAAAATTCAGGACTTTAGCCGAGCAGCATGTCCTTTCTCCTGCCCGAAAGTAGCTGCAAAGCCAACAGTTCAGGTGCTATTTTATGTGCAAAAGTGATCGTTTTAAGGCGcagtccaatgcatgtttagacagggagaaaaaatccgataattcccagaattccccagtcagccagtTCGtggactcccccccctccccacccccggtcatgtataggattgctcccttggtTCTGTTGCAAATGCAACTACATCCATCGCCGTTATTCTGATTTTGCAGACAGGTAAGGCAAGGGGAAAGCTGCCTGTAGCTGAGAGAGGCTTACCTGAGCCCTGCAAAGTTGTCCATTGCTATTATTCCCAAACTGCAAATTCTCTTTTGGAAGTGGAATCAGAGACAGTGGCTTTTGATAGCCGTAAGAAAGTGGTTTAACACCCCTGCAATTTGGTCCAGAATTCTTACTTCCATATTGTAGGGAATGGCTGAGAGAGTAATTTATGGTACAATTGGAATGTAGGCCACACATAGGAATAATTCCCATTAACTTTTGTACAAACCAGCAAGTTTGTTAAAATAGCTCTTGAAAATGCAGCGGTGGAAATTATACCCCAATTCCCATCTATCACTTTTTAATTTCCAgccaaaaaaatggggaaaataccTGCACAACATGGTTCAGGAAATTCCATGTAAACTGCCACTTTTATACCCACCCCCTCTTACTAACTGAATGCAGATGTTATTGTACTCTATTCATTTTTATGTAGCTGTactgtgcttttttctttcttgtctcTAAGGTAGCAATCCCATACTGCTTATAGTATACCTACTTGgactcaatggtacttacttcagAGCAACATGAATAGGATAGCACtattagtctgcaatcctatgctcatttcCTAAGTAGTAACTTCCAATTGAACACTACGTGGGATCTACTTCTGCACAGGATTTTGTTTTGACAGTATAAAATGGAGTCCCCAAACCAAACAAGGAGCTGCGTTACTCTAAACtttctgggttgtatccagttaACATATTTTAAGTAGACCCATTAAGTTCTCTCTCTATCCATTGCCTTTGCAGATTCAAAATTAGAactttaaggagcaatcctatgcatgtgtagacagaaaaaaatcctacttttttctatatgcataggattgcacacttagaaACTctagcccaaggtggcataaaaGGTGTTCTGCAATTCAACAGTCACATGTTAAATTTGTGGCTCAAAGACACGACCAAAAGGAACAGTGTGTGAAAATTTCATGGCCAGCCCTCTTTTTTACCAACCTCAACTTGATGAAAGCCTAAGCATCTTACGTTTTTCCTGTTAAACTACAGACCCTGCATCAACGTGGATGGAAATCTTGAGTAGAGTATCCAAGAACTCGCTCCAAGGACCTTTGCTGTTCAgtatttttaataaatgaattggATGAGGGTGTAGAGGGATACagcaagtttgcagatgacacaaagctgTGAGAGACAGCCAACACCACCGAAGACACAATCAAGGACCAAAATAATCCTGGCAGGTTGGAAGGCTGTGCCAAAACTTTCAAGGCAAAATTGAACAGAGATAAATGTCAAGACCTACATTCGAAGGCACAGGTATAGATGGGCATGTCCTAGATTGGcagcagtacatgtgaaaaggatctagGTGTTTTACATGAGCTGAACAAAAGCCAGCACTGATGTGGTTCATAAAAAAGCCAATGCAGTCTTAGCctgtgtgatgttttactgcttatgACTATGTTATTAAGTATAAAgtataagaatttattaaggtttgcagagttttaaATAAGTACTCACTGTATGGTTGTTGCTGATTGGTAAGTATGAATCATAGAGAGGagaatgagtgctggatggaaggagagtgctaattggatgtttgtgtggagcgtctggactggctgtgagaaggggaggagtctgAGGACGAGAATATATAGGCTGCTTCTGAGGAGAGAATATGGAATACTTTGGGATAGAGAGAGGAAGGGtctgtgtgtttgttgttttggtggattagtctgtgggaatgagaacagtgtagtttagaaaggggtagagtaggtaggagtacttgaagttctatattgtgaaacattaaagtgaaATAACCTATGAAACCATTATGCTTTGTGCTCTAAAACCATATGcttgtcactgagagaaaccaataagctttgaacctgcatCATCATCttgctaaataaataacattcatttaaacctggtgtagacattggagtacctggggaagagtacaggtaatcatatggtggcagtggaagggagaaggttgggtcaagggtgctgatctgtgctgctgtgggggcctaagcagaagtaggtgtgccacagggacagagttgACATCTCTAGCCCTGACGAGTGCACCTGAGCTTGGTCCTTTGGAGTCATAAGAGAAGGaaagtgatccagaagtaaacccagtggagggtgggcatcacaggctgcattaacagaagcatagTGTTGTGCAAAGTAATAATAGTTCCACTCTATTCTGTACTGGTCAGGCCACATCCAGCTCTGGGTGCCACATTTTAAGAGGCACAGTGACAAACTGCACCATGTGCAGAGACCAGTGACGAGGAGAGTTAGGGGGCTGGAAACCAAGTtctatgaggaacagttgaaggagctgggcatgtttagcctggagaagacaagagtAACAGGGGACATTgtagtcttcaaatatctgaagagctgACCAGAAGCTGGAACAGACTTGTTCTCTGGAGGCCAGAACCAAAAACAATGTGTGAAAAATGTAGTGGATGACCATCAAAGTCCTTTCCAACTGTGCTTCTAGTATTTTCATAACTGAATATATGTTATAGCCACAATCCAGTGAACTTAACTTATGCTAAACccttttgaaataaaatattgaAGCTAGTTTCCTGCCTAGTATGCTTCAGTTTTATGATGGCAAAATCTGCATTTTGTCCCATGATTTCCCACTTCCCCAAGTGGTAGGAGGTTCCAAGGGTGGCTGTGAGAGACAGTATGGGGTGGTTCTGGCTCTGCTCACCATCAGCAGGTGGCTGACATTACCCAAAAAGGAAGCCTTCGACATAACAAAGATTTCCTACCCTTTGTATAGAGCAAAGTTGTTAGAAACTGAGAAGTAGGATGAGACCACTTTAATTCTGCTAGCATAGTTAGCAATGGAGGTGTCGGCTGGAGAAAAGCAGCCAAAATGATAGCCACCTGTTGATTTGCTTTTGGGCATGGTTAGCAATGCTGTAGCACACTGCCATATACCATGCAGCTTATTTACATTAGACCAGGCCTGCCTCATTGTAACGGTTCAGTTGTAATCCGATTCTAACATCTTATTATCCAATGTTAGATACCTAGATTTGCACCTATGCAGCTGGCTCAAGTGCAGCTGAAATACTGTTAGAATTGCAGATAGGCAAGTAGTTCCCGGTCCTGACCATTCTGTGAAGTGCAGCATTTCCTGCAAATCCATTTCTAGAGATGGTGACTGGCTTCAACTTAGTGATTCTCTCCATGCTGCTGCACTGCAGCATTATAAAATCTGTTGATAATGCAGGCAagttatagtagttttaaatgtatgtgcattttgtttgtttttgtggtttttaatttttgtatattgtttttaaatgtgtttatcttatgtgaaccgcccagagagcttcggctatggggcggtatacaaatgcaataagttATAGTTATAAGATGTCACTGCTCATATTACACAGGCATTGCCATGACTGGttctgttgcaaaaatagcttgttcccctctcctccttgtgtgctgaattggacttggtacaccagggaacaagctatttttgcaacagttCCTATCCAAGCCACATGTTGGCTGGTGCAATGATCCAGTGAATTGTACTAGTAGCCTGCccaatccaataataataataaatttctaacccgcctctccatcctgatcgaggcagggaacaacaagaagtataaaatacataaaatattaatcaaaacgcaatatttaaaacttcctaaaaacatactaaaagcgtcctaaaattccactggataggcctgccagaagagatcataGGGTTATCATGGTAATGGAAGTAGTAAGGGAGTGGGTAGGAGAGGAGCAGGAAAGGAGAAGGAggtgcctcacccagattccttacttacAGTTATGCTAACTACAGCAGATTTGGGATGAGGTAATACTAACCAATTAGCAATGGTCTGCAATAAACCTAAAAAACTGATGTTCTCTTATCATCATGTATACATTAACTAGGCCAAGCCCCAGTGCCAATGGTGACAACTACTAGGGCCAAGCAGAATGACTGCTGGAACAAAAGTCAAGAATTTCCTTTCTAGTTGGTTTATGgaattaaatgttatttttactcATTGAAGTATCTTCACGTGTTATCATTTTTACCTCAACGCTTGAAATAAGAAGAACAACAGATTTATTTTACAAagacgtcttttttttttttaatgttacttcACAGGGTTTTCAAAAAAGTTTGGAAGTCCTGAACTTCTGCTTTAGCAACTTCTGTGCAAAACACATCGTCGGGCAAAGATGCCAGTTTCTCCAAGGAAATATAGCCTGGCTGCTCTGGATCATATTGTGCTCTCCCCAGGAATTTAAGAAACATGTGCCTTTCTTTGATTCGTAACAGCTTTGAATTAAAAACCTGAAATGAAAAACACAAGTTAAGGCTAACAATTTTAAaggattgcaatcctatgtacgctTAGTATAGGAATCAAtagaactttcttctgagtaaatatgtattgGACTGAGCCACATGGCATTTAAGGCTACCTGTATTTGCAAATAATTGTATACATGTGAGCAAAGTGAATGAACTTTTAGAATACATTAATCTGTCTCTTTACTTATAATTGTGCCTTTAATATTGATCCCTTAAACCAGTTTTCAAGCTGTAGCTGAGGTTAGCTAGGTAACCTTAAAGGGTCTCACCTGAGGAAAATGAACCATGAGCTGGTGGGGAATGCCCATTACATTGTGCAAGTAATCAAAAGTCTGTGTTAGTTTCCTTTTGCTTATACTTAAATTCTTTGGGATTCTGTGTACAATGTGCCGAATTTCATTCCGACTAAATCCAAGTTCAAGCTCGTACACCTGAAAAAGAGTAATTGAGATGAATTCAATCAATGTAGCTTGTAGTACATCAAGGAAGAGGgttatattttatttacatattAAGATGCGGGAAGTGAGGCATTTCTGTGATTTGAAGAGCACTAACACCCCATCACAACTGTGCAGATTGCCCAGAATGAAGCGTGAATTTTGGAAAATCCTTTAGTCCATATTCTTATGCTGTGTTTGTGAGGCAGCAAGAAAAACACTGGTTTTGAGTTAAGAGTCCCAGTGCTTATGTAATGGAACCATCTGTACCCTTTTCTCCAGGATGCTAGTGTCCAATCTTACATAGTTCTTATGCAGCATCTCACACGACCAGGGCATTACTCATAAAGCACTCTGCTACATAAGTATTAAGTAATATTGTTGCCTGTAAAAACCTCTCTCAGATTACTTACTACACATTTTGTGTAGTATCTCAAAGCACCTCTAAGCTGGAATGGCTAATGATGCCAGAAAACAGCCATAATAGGAGACTTACCTTCAAATTCTCTTTTATCAATTCAAGAGTGCCAGTTAGTAACCTTGGAAGACGAGTCACTAGATCTCTGGTCTATATTTTAAACACAAGTAAGGCAAAATATGTAAACTATTagtatttgtaatatatttttaagGGCTTGTGTTTCTTTGGTGGATTGTTTTTACACATGGCCACTTTGAAAACAGCATTTTATTATTCTACTTGAGAAAATGCACATTCTTCATTGTGTGATCAAAGTCCCTCCACATTTGACATTTTTCCTTCACAGATGTAGTCCCCTTGCATGGAAAATACTTACACATCATGTGTGAAGATGCTGTTTATTGTAATATGAACACATTAGTGCAGCTGTTTCCAAATATGCAtaactacaaaaataaatacttgtgCCATATCAACACACAATGACATACCTCTCATTTTTGCTTACTTCTGTTTAGGAAAAAATATTATGTGTGAAGTAGCCCTCTCAGCTAAAAATTCAAGGGCAGGACATTGTGCCTCAGATTTGGGATTATATGAAATTATTTTCCTACATGGATATGTCTGCAGAAAAGAACCACATATACAATCATCTGTGACAAATTTATGAGTGTGTTTTAGAGCAGGTACACCATTTCAACAGGGAGTATGAAGGACAAGGACACACCGTATTGTGCTTTTACATCTAGCTGAACCTCCATTCCATGATCTTCAGTTATTTGAAATTCCAGGTTAATGAATTTCTCTGTTAATTTATGACAGGATTATCCCATACAAAGTAACATTTATTTCAGCTGAACACCTAGTAATCCAAATGTACTAGGTGTTCCTCAATCATCTGGATATCATTGGCCACATATATTGTTCTAAGATAATGTCAGAAACAATGGTCCGGTTTGCACATGGCTaagggttaaataagccatagttAGTCAGTGCAGCATGTACACTTGCTGCTTCCCACGTGCTCACTGCTTCCACTTTGAAtcagttttgatttttttaaaaggaacagaaGCATGTTATTTAAGTAACATCCAAAGCTAGAACTTTGGattgttgagggacaaacaacctAGAGTTTTAATTTATGGTTAAAGGGggcattcttgggttgtttatgAAAGTGggtgcaaagcagaagtggtgacTGTGCAGGAGACAGCGTGAACTGCCATTACGTGGGAACAAAGTTGTAGCTTGAAGTTCCTGTAATGCTAGAGATTCTTGCTACTTGCTTGTGAAGTTCTTTCaacaattcactaccacaagatgtggtgacggccaccaatttggatggctttaaaagggggcttggataaactcctggaggaggaggctatcaatggctactagtcctgatagctaagtgcaacgtccagtatcagagcagtaagcctgtatacaccagttgctggggaacatgggtgggagggtgctgttgcactgtgtcctgcttctgggtccctggtcaacagctggttggccactgtgttaacagagtgctggagtagatggacccttggtctgatccagcatggctcttatgttcttaatatgccCCCTCCTGTAACCTTTGATTCTAAAACTACTCGTGGAAGCAGAAGGCACCTTTTGTGGATTTAAGCCAACTTCTTTTTGGAAGAAGCCCAGCCTATTATCCAGTCTTTCCACAGAAAAGAGGAGT carries:
- the LOC134401753 gene encoding cytochrome b-c1 complex subunit 7; protein product: MATKVPAVANGRLLEGLRKWYYNAAGFNKLGLLRDDTIYEDQDVKEALERLPEGLYNERVFRIRRAFGLSLSHEILPKEQWVKYEEDKSYLEPYLKEVIRERLEREEWEKK